gccgatggaggtctgtctcccaagccatccaggtgcagtaaacgggcagcccgctcgcgccgtgagagtccgaaagtcctgaggagcagggctttgaattccgtgtacttgccgtccgccgggggcgactgtacgaactccgcgacctgggccgctgtgtccttgtcgagggagctcaccacgtagtagtagcgggtgtcttctgaggtgatctggcgaacgtggaattgggcttcggcttgctggaaccataggttcggtcgctgtgtccagaaacccggcagtttcaacgaaaccgcatgaacagaggcggcgtcggtcatttctggtccaaaaatcgtttggactgtcggggtgaccaattgtagcggtgtgctacaagcagcgctaaaattacgacgcggagtcggtaactgcagtcgaaggaaaaactttattcgaaacgACACACACGAGCCCTCCACCGGCTgttgctattaaatgctgtcacaggatttctagcgtttctcctggtgcgtctaaaggggtgttccccagaccctcttttatccttactcacggggtctcagatgtcaatcaggttgggatgatgcaatccctccaccagctCAGTCTGGTCatctcctgagggcttcaatgaataggacagtactcaatacacaattccgtctccaagagacaatggccgttgtCAGTGGCTTTGTCTTGCGGAGGCCAGGACAcgttccaaaccctgtgtattctggatgtctctctctcatttcctgggtcccagacccaaattaatagtgatcttgcgattctcaaaaaggagggggctactttgtacccttcggcccctcagagttgtggcacattcgtaacaagggGGAGTTTAGGAGAAAGgggcacagcctcgggatagagggtgtccaattaaaacagagatgcggagaaatttcttaagccagagggtggtgaatttgtggaatttgttaccagtggcagctgtggaggccagatcaatgggtatatttaaggcagagattgataggtgctTGAATGGATTttacatcaaaggttatggggagtggggctgaggaagggaagaaaggatcagcatggtgaatggcagagctgacttgatgggtcaaatggcctaatcctgctcctatgtcttatggtcttatgaggggcaccagggggagatgattGACAAGTGAGGAGAAAGGAAGTGGTAAAAGGGGAGGCAGAGTGGTGAATAAAAGAAGAGGCAAGTTGGTGGGGAATAAATTAAGTTATAAAAATTAATGTTTATGCCTTCAAGATGGAgctaaccagatggaatatgatcTGCTGCTCATCCAACCTGAGACTGGCcttattgtggcagtagaggagctgTTGgccgacatattggaatgggaatggggactggaattaaaatgattaGTTGCGGAGAAGTCTTGCTTGTTATGGATGGAGTGACAGTGCTCAAGAAAGTGGATCAATGTTGGGtctcagtgtagaggaggccatattggGAGTAATGGATACAGTTGACCATTTCAGCAGATTCACagctgaagtgctgcctcacctagGGAGACCacttgtggccctgaatggagagagggaggaggtgaatggggagGTATAGCACTTCTTTTGCTTGCAGGGAATAGTGCCAGACGGGAGGttagtggagaggaataaatggtcaaAGGAATCACagggggagcaatccctgcagaagaTAAAGTTCAGTGGGAGGTAAAGTTGTGTGTTGgtagtaggatcccattgaaaatggtggaagttgtggagaatgatgagttggatgcagaggctcatggggtgttaGGTAAaggcaagaggaactctatctttGTTAAAGCAGCAGAAGGTGGGGCGAGGGCAAATGTCCTGGAAGTAGAGGAGATGTTTGTGAGGTcagcattaatggtggaggaacGGAAAccacattctttgaagaaggaggacatctctgatgttctggaaagcaGGGACTGCCcagagtccatgtagacaacatccacggtCATATCTTCCCCTTTCTCtttggttacctcttcaaaaaacttcaTAGTTCCTCAGATATGACTACCAactcccaaaactgctcaaattaTGCTGACCACTCCTGGTCAGGTCTTGACTATCCAAGTTATGGTAGATCTTGTCCCTCAGATTTTCCTCCAGTAATTTCCCCATGACTtaatcaggctcaccagcctttaTTGCCCTGAGCTGGCCTTTAATGCCCTGTGCTGTCCTTGCCATTATTTTTGAACCCTCTCCCCACGCTCTACTCTTCTGGAGATTTGCCAATGGTTTACAAAGCAAATATCTCCACAAAGGCCTTCATGATTTCTTCCCTGGCCTTCTGTAAGGTTTGTGAGTGCAATTACTCAGGGTCTGAGGATTTCTCCACATTAATGCTCTTCAAGGCTGCAAATACCGCCTTCCTTAAAATATGCAAATAACCCAAATACTATTTAGTACCTTAATTTCTTTGGCATCAATAATATCCTCCTTAGTAAACACTAAGGGGAAACTAATTTTAAAGTCTTCGGCCATCTCCTATGGCTCCACACATAGGTGGCCATAATGGTCTTTAATAAGACAGAGTCTCACACTAGTCACCCTTTCACTGTTAATTTAAGTAAAAGACTTATTCAGATTATCTTTAACCCTGCCTGCCAAATCCAACTCATACCCTCTTTTTGTCTTAATAATTCCTTGCTTAAATCTGGATCTTACACCTTTATATTCATCAAGGGATATATTCATGCCCAGCTGCCTAAAAGTGATGTCTACTTCATTATTCTTCCTTGACAGAGTCTCAATATCTTTTGTCAGCCAGGGTTTCTTGAAATTGGTATGTGCACCtctcaccctaacaggaacaagCTGCCCCTACGAGCTTTTCAAAATACCTCCCAATGACCACCTGTTCCTCAGCCTTTAAGGAAAATCACCCTGTTAGCCACAGACAGAATGGTTTCCCAATCTACTCTACAGCATTTATCGAGGAAACGACCATATCTCTGCCACCTGAGACTTTTGTGCCGCCTTGAAGACAAAAATAGCCTTGTCATAATATAgacggggggggggcggggggggcatAGCTCTGATGGACCCAGACGGCTTCCGCTATCTGACATTTAACTTTACTGTTTGTAGAATTCTACGGAATCTACAAACAATCCCGAATCATCATTTTGACCCAAAGTCAGGTACCTCGGACAGCACACAATTCCGCCCATGGTAACCGAAGGAGCAGTCGGACATGATGTGTTCGAGTTTTGTTGCCTCTCTGTGCAATTGACTAGATTTGACTATACTGGGTGGGAGCTCCCAACTGATATGCGGTTCAATTAGTAGTCTAAATTGCTTTTCCTATTTttgttttccagttttgattttttttctgtatttcgtTTTCTGCTAACAACGACGTTTTGTTAACCTGGTTgattcagttctgattgcccatACACCGGTCCTCCAGACCTACGAGGGCAGCACCGACTTGCACCGTAGATGGGCGGAACCTCTCATTTCAAAGCGAACAAAAAAACCCAGGCGATAATCTTGCTCCCGCTCCCTGTTTCTGATTGGTGTCTTTAACTGCAGATGGGCGTCGCTAGTTGGTCTGTTGGGCTGTCAATCACCTATGAATGTTACGAGTTTGGAATAGTTTGCGATCTTTTTGTGAGAAAGCTCTTGGATTGAGAAACTTCGGTGCAGGCAGGCGGGCGGCTCTCGGTGTTCATTCTGTCAGCCGACTATATCCCGGGCAGGTGAACAATACACAGCGAGAAAACCCAGTCGGAAAAGTCACGGGAAGTTACCGGGtttgagggatgtggtggagtgaATGTTGGGAAGGTACTGCAGACAAGGGAATGTGAATTAGTGTTGGGAAGAACGGCGGGTACATTTTGATGGAGTAGGTTATACCACAACAGATCTCTGTCTACTATTTTAACATTTAACAATAGTGATTTATAGATGTTGTACTTCCTCGGCTACATTTGATTTTTATAATTGCCTACAGCAGAATCTACAAGAAAAAGTGAATTAGCTTTTTTTCTGGACGGAGTAAATTCTAGAACTCTAATTTTCATCATTGGGTATTGTAGAGGCAAGCAGATGGTTCGTAAAAAGCCGAAACACTTTCGTGAATCTAGGACAATTAATAACACGGATTCTGGTCTGAAGTAGGCCAAGTGAAGAAGTAGGATCTAGACGAATAGTTGCAGTGATTATTATAGTTTAACGTAGCCTTTTTGGAGTGCTCAGATTTTAGGAACTTGAATTTTGATTTTTATAGATTTGAGACaactccttgaaaatgtcggtGAGACAGAAAGAATTGGAGAGCAAGGCTGTTGCACTGTCCTTGAGTTCAGAGTCTCCAAGGAGTTGCAGGACGAAGTGTTTGGTTTGTAGAAGCTTTTACTCGAATCCCAAGCTCCTGCCTTGCCTCCACACCTTCTGCTTGGACTGCTTAAGCGGCCTGGAGCAGTTCTCTGTTCCGCAGACAGGGAGAGAGGGCGGGCCAGGATCTATGGTCTGCATCCTGTGCCCAGCCTGCGATTTCGAGGTGTATGTGCCCACGGCTGGAATTCAAGGGCTGACCACTAACCACCTGATCCAAAACGAGGTTCTGCTAGAGCGTTTGAAGAGACTCGACCACAAGTTAGTCTGTGACCTTTGTAATGATGGCGATGCTGAAAGAAGGTGTCAAGTTTGCTCGGCAATCCTGTGTGATTTTTGCTCTAAAGCTCACAGGTAAGCCTGTTTGAATTGGTGTTGGCATTTTGTTCACTCACCTAGCATTCAGCTTCCAATACTTTTGTGTATGGGCAGAATGGACTACAAACTTAGAGGAAAGGTATTGGAATGGATGTCTCTTCATTATAAAATTTAATGTTTGGGTACCATCCAGTTAAATGATAGGAAGCTACCTatttggtaaattggtttgttattggcacatgtgctgaggtacagtgaaaaacctaTTTTGCCTGAGGTTGTCAGAGGAAACAATAAAAGAAATACAGAATGTAATGTTATGGTTAACAGCAGACAGGACAATAAGATCATAACAAAGTGGGTTGTGAGGTAAGAAAGATAAGAATCCATCTTATGGTACTTGGGGACCATTCACTAGTCTTACTAACAGcggatggaagctgtccttgagcctgctggtgctgctttcaggcttttgtatcttctgacttgggagggggagaagagagtatGAGCAGTGtagtggtgggtggggggaggtctttgattatgttgactgctttactgaggcagtgagaagtgcagacaaATCCCTGGACAGGAAGGTGGTTTCTGTGATTTGCTGAGTTGTGTCTGTACAGTTTCTAGCAGTCTAAAGGAGAGCAGCTGTCATGTTAAACCGTGACGCATgctgataggatgctttctaaagTGCATCTCTAAAAATTAGAGAGGGTCAAAGTGGTTATGTCAGATTATTTAGCCTGAGGAGGAAATAGAGGCACTTGTGTGTTTTCTTGGCCCTGCTGTCCACATGTTTAGACCAGTAGTTTATCAGTGAAATCAGTGCCCAGGTCTTTTGTTGTCATTGAGGGGAAGGTTGTTATGACTCTATGTAATAGGCTgtttatctccttcctgtactctggctcattgttatttgagattttTCAATTATTTCAATCTGCTGAAGCAttgtaattttaaaattaaatcaatctaattaaaatgtatttagtCGGTCAAGGAGTGTTTTAAAACTAATCCGTTCTGCAGGAGGCAGAGAGCGACTGCTAGTCATAACATGGTGGCACTGAAGGACCTACAAGGTGGAACTGAGCGAATCGTACAATCCATCATGTGCTCTGCTCATCCGTCAGAGGAACTGAGGTTGTTTTGTGAGACGTGCGATTGTCTGGTCTGCAGAGACTGTTGTATTGTGGGCCATCAAGACCACAACTGTGATTTTATCGCCAATGTCATTAACCAACATGGCAAGTCAATCAAACAGCTTCTGAAACAAACACAGCCACGTATTGGTGCTCTACAGGAGAACGTACAAAAAATTCAGACCTCTAGACTGATTCTGAAAGAGCAGCTGAGCAAGATAACAGAAGAAATTAATAGTTTTACAGAGAACTACATCAAGGCACTGGAGAAACATCGGAACAGGCTTTTGAAAGAGCTGGAAGAATTGAAAATGCAGAAAGAGAACTCGTTCAATCTCCATCAGATTCAGTTGGAACAAATCCTGGCAGATGTCAAGACTGGGGTGGACTTTACAGAGAGCTTGTTGACAAATGGCTCTCCTGGGGAAATCTTGTTAACCAAGTGTGTAGTAGTCAACAGGTTGAAGCAACTGAAGAAGATTAGTTACAGCACTCTGCCCAGAGAGGATGACTGGATTCAGTTCCATGCACAAGAGAGAGCTGGCCAGTGTGATGGATTTGAGGTGTTTGGGATCATTACCACAAAAACCATTGATCCCACCAAGTGCTTCCTTCAGGGTGAAGGTAAGAGACAAGGACAGAGTGTTTAACAGCTTTGAAATCTGTCAGCTGTTTGTTTTTTGATGATGATGATTGGATGATAGTGGATTGATCATATCAGGAGAGATTATACAGACTACATTGTATAATGTTGAGTTAAGAGGAAGcgataagacacagaagcagaattaggccatctggcccatcgagtctgctccacatttgtccatggctgatttattttccctctcaaccacattctcctgccttctccccgtaatctttgatgcccttactaataaagaacctatcaacctccatgtaAAATAAGTCCAATGACTTGACACAGCCATCTGACAATAATTTCCTCTAATTCACCTCCATCTAACTAAattcctcatctgtgttctaaaggggtttttctattctgaagctgtgccctgtgatcttagactctctctttggaaatgtcctctccacatccaccctattcaggcttttcaatatttgttagatttcaatgagattttccccctccacccacccattcttctaaactccagtgagtacaggtccagagccatcaaatgcttttcatatgttATCTTTTTCATTCCTAGGATAATTCTTGTAAAAATCTTCtcaatcctctccaatgccagcacattctttcataGATATGGGGCCCCACAACTGCTTAACcatgctccaaatgtggactgACCAGTGTGGTTCTGAAGGTGATTTGGCAGAGGAGATattgttgatattctctgactggagtgtttagagcttgggggggggggggggtcacagtctcaaaataagtTGAACATTCAAGACAAGGATGAAAAGAAATTTATTCACCAAAATGTGAAATTTTCTGCTTGGGGAGCTGGTGCAGGTTAGTAACACTTGTGTAAAAGATTAAccacaatcttattgaatggcaggacaAACATAAAGAGTCTCTTGTTTCCACATTTTATGTTATCATATCTGTATTGCTGGAGGCAATGTAGACATCAATGCAACATTTCAATCAATTGTAGTTTCAGTAAGTCAACAACATAATCTAGCAGGTTCCATTGGCTGCAGCAGGAGTACCCTGTTACAAAGCAGGCTGTTGGTTATGATAAGATCATGGTTCAAGTCTCAATGTTTGCTTGAAAATGTTTCCCCTTTTATTGTGTCTGATTTCACCCATGCCCCCACACAGCTAAATCCGGACCTATCAGATCTAAATATTTCCAGCAGTTTGTTATTATTGTTTATTGGTGGTTCTTTATTGTAGTTGTACTGCTCTGTGAAGAAAAGGTTTCCAGATTTATTCCATAGTGTCAGTATGTACTTCTCAAACACCTCTGATCACTGACTGTCTTTATGTTACCATATTGAAAGCTTGTCTAAGGACCAATCTTGGAAGTCAAAAGCTTTTTAATATTGCTAGGAAGGGTCTGAAAAGTggtacagcacacacaaaatgctggagaattcaGCAGGAGAGGCAGCACctttggaaaaaagtatagtcaatgtatcaggccaaaaccctttggcaggactccaACGAGAGGTGACCTTTTGGAAGATCGAAGGAGGCTAGGGTGGTTCACAATTGCGTAACCTGAAAGGTGAACTGGTAAAGGTGATTTCGAAGAGCTACCATCCACAAAGAGGGTAAGATCCTGTGTGGGTAATGGGGCGTCTGAAAGGTCTGGTCGAAGGGTGGTTAAGTAATTGGGTAAAAGGCGATCATGGGGGGTACCGGGAGCTCTTCTGGTGGGCTGCTCAGGAAGGTTGCCGGATTCACATTTGACCAGTAGGAGAAGGCCAGAAGGGGGTTATTCTGGAGAGCTATCTCAtaaaggaaaggaatggagggttatgggctgagtgtgggccagtgggactaggtgagagtaagcgtttggcacatactagaagggccgagatggcctgtttccgtgctgtaattgttgtatggtgaCTCAGGTGTGCCTGTGTAAGATGTTGGGTTTGGTGGGAAGTCAAGAGGGCTACAATAGCATGTGAGGAATAGACAGTCAGGGGTTGTTGGAGAGTAATATTGGAAGTGGCAATTACGAGGGAGTAGATAGCGGGGAGAATTTGTGAGCAGGGTGGGAGGCCCATGGCTACAGGGTCAAGGCGGGTCAACTAGTAGGCTACTGGTCTCTTGCGATCCCCATGGGCTTGGGTCAAAACAGCAGTTGCGCAGTCCTCCAGGATACAGCATACAACTGGAAAGGCCTGTCATACAAAGGTCTTCCGAATGCCGGGGCACTGGCAAGGGCCGGTTTTAATTCAGTGAAATCTGTCCGTTGCTCATCTGATAGGGTGAAGGTCTTTGGGGCCTTGCTTGAGGCCAAAGGGGTTAACTGCTTGCTGAGTAGTGTTACGTTAGGGAGCCACTGTCGGCAGTAGTTAACTAAGCCTAAGAAGACACGCATTTGCTTGGGGCTTGTGGGCAAAGGGGTCAGCAGAATGGCTGCGATACGTTCCAGGGTCAATTGTCTATCAGAAGCAGTGAGTAAAGTTCCCAGGAATTTGACTTGGTGCTGGGTGTGCTTAACCTTGGCGGCTGGTATGACATACCCGCAAGAATGGAGAGCGTTCAGGAGACGGTTGGTCTCTGCAATGTTAGCAGGTTCAGAAGGGCTGGCTAGGAGCAAGTCATCAACATATTGGACGATGGCAGAGCCAAAGCTCCCTGAGCTGCCGGTGCAGTACCTGGGAGAATAAAGTGGGGGAATGGACAAATCCCCAAGGGAGGCATGTCGAAGTGTACTGCTGGCTCTTGGAGGTAAAGGCAAACAAATACTGTGATTCTCCTGCCAGAGGGATAGCAAAGAAAGCATGCTGTAAGTCAGCCAGGGTGAAAACACAGGTGTCGGCGGAGATGCTGCTAAGAATCGTCGCAGGGTTCGGCACAACCGGGTGTACAGGCTGGACTATTTTGTTGATCTGCCTGAGATCCTGCGCTAATCTCCATTCCGGGCGTCCTGGTTTGGGGACAGGTAGAATGGGGTGTTGCAGGGTGACTGGCAAGGAACTAGGATGCTTTGTTGGAAGAATGATTTTATCAAGGTTGATATCCCCTCTATTGCTTCTGGACTTAGGGGGTACTGGGGTATTGAAGGCAGTTTCGTCCCTGGTATAATCTGGATCTTTATAGGCTCTACGGGGATGCATCCTACTTCATGCGTAGAGGCTGACCAGAGATCGGGAAAGGGTTCTTCTGAGGGGTCATGTTGGGGTTGATGGTGGCAGAGTGGGCCCGTTATGGTGAAAGGGTCTGAAAGATAGTTTAAACTCCCATCGGTCAGTTATTGGGGTATGCCAGTGACACTGGGGTCTGACTGCTGCTTTGGGCGGTGTGCTAACAATCCCAGGGCCTTTGCTTTGTATCCCTTGCTCACAGACAAGGTGATATGGGGAGATACCAAGCCTGGTTGATGCCAGAGGTGGACGGGAACGTCCACCAGGAGGGCGAGTCCCTCCTTACCCTCAATGCGTCCTACAGTGGTAACAGTGACAGTCGACCTTAGGAAAGGAGCAAAGGTTGCTAACAGCTCAGCGGAGGCTCCAGTGGAATCATAACAGAGGGTTACATCGGGATCAGGGACCTGCAGGGGAGGAGTAAAATCCTCCGGCCTCAAGTCAACAGCCCACCACTAGGGGAGCAATAAATCCAAAATTGTCTCGTATTGTTTTTGGTGGTGATGCCCTTGTTAAGGCAAAGAATTTTGACTCGGAGGGAACACAACAAATCTCTTCCTGCTAGATTAATCCCTAAACCAGGGGTTTGGGTGCATTGGACAGTACAGATCCGAGGGCCAGATTGGATAGTGGTTCTGTCAGGGGGTATTGTCTCTCCTGCTCGGTTAGACCGCTAAGGTTCATGGTGGCAGATGAGAGCCTAAATCCTTGCTGGTGCGCACAGCAGATTACAAGTGTTGAAGCTGTGGCCCCAGCATCAGTCTTAAAGGGGATTTCCCTGTCCTCAACAGTCAAGCATGCCATCGGCTCATCCTCAGTGTCCTTAGTCAATATGGGGACGTTCGGAAGGGAGGATAGTCAGGACGAGAAAGGGTTGCTGGTGGAAAAGAGTTGTCTCCTGCCCTGGGGCCTATTTTGCTGCCGTGTCTGGGCAGTTCTGTTGCCAGTGATTCCTGCCACCGCAGTTAAAATAGCCGTGTTGAACTTGGTGTTGCCGAACGGGGCGGGTGAGGCACTAGGCGGATTTTGCCAATTCTCCTCCTGATCATCGGTGTCATTATTTTGGAACAGCAGTTTAGCATTTAATTTCCTGCATGTCAGCAGGACAAATTAATCTTCTAACATCTCGGAAGCTCAGGGAACCTCTCCGTTGTCTCGGGAAGTGTGGCAGCCGGGCAGGACTGAAATGCAGGCCCCAAAGATCCACTTTCCTCCTTCCTGTCGTCCTCCCGTCTAATGCACTGTCTCTGGAAGATGACATTGAAGACCACAGAACAAGATTACGttaacagagggagttaggaacgATTGTCTACTCTGCTTCACAGAGCCTTGGCTCACTCCCAGCACTCCAGACGCAGAGGGCTTCACCATCCACTGGATGGACTGGACAGTGGCATGAGGTAAAGCCATCTGCTTCATAATGCAGAAGCGTGGCGCTTCTGATTCAGTCCTGCTCCCCCAACCTGGAATCAATTGTTGTCCATTCTATCTGCTGAGGCAATTCTCCTCTGTCATCCTGGTAACGGTGTACATTCCTCTCCTGGCTGATGTCAAGTTGGCACTAGAGGAACTGAGGCTGTGACCAGCAGTCACGAGACAGCACACCCAGATTACTTCAACCAGGCCAGCCTGAAGAATTCTCTGACAAACTACCACCAGCATGCCACCGATGGGACCAGCGGAGCCAACGCATTCAGTCGCTGTTGCAGCAGTGTTGAGAGCATTTACTGTGCTCACACTTTGTGCTGAGgatggtcaagggaggcagaggagcattTACACGACTGGTTTGAACTggtggactggaccatattcaaggattcatctttaGCTGCAATATTTAAGTTGggtgacaacaccactgttgttggccgaatcaaaggtggtgacaaattggTGTatgggagggaaattgaaaatctggttgagtggtgccataatAACTTCTCACTCAACGCTAGCAAAactaagaagctgattattgactatggGAGGAACAAGCTGGAGGTCCTCTATGAGCCAATCCTCAACAGGGGAAGAGAGATAGAGGGTCAGTAGGGTTATCatgtcagaggatctgtcttgggacCAGCACCTAACTGTAATCGCAAAGAAGGCAGGAGGACACCTCTGGATTGTTTTAGAAGTTTGCGTAGATTCGActtgtcaccaaaaactttgacaaacttctatagttgcacagtggagagtttcctaactggttgcatcatgacctggagTGAAAACATTAGTGACCAGGAATGGAAAAATGGTGGATACAGGCAACGCCCTTGCCACCACTGAGTACCTTTACATTATGCACTGTGCACTGAAAGTAGCAGCCATCATCAAAGGACCCTGCCATCCAGGGATACCCTCTTCCCactgccaccatcaggcaggaggtacaggtgtcttgggtcacacaccatcaggttcagaacagttattacccttcaaccaccaggctcccgAACTGGTGTGAATAACTTCGCTCATTACtagtctgaactgattctacaacctacagacttgcTTACAAAGAGCctttacaactcacgttctcagtattatgatATTTGCATAGTTTGGTTTCTGCACATTGGTATGTCATTCTTTGTTCatctatagtttttcataaaattctgttGTACTTCTGTTTGTCCTGTAAAGGCCCGCAAGAAtattaatctcaaggtaatatatggtaacGCATATACACTTCGATAAtgcaattactttgaactttggatctgGATGTGTGGATGGGTGTATGCCTTCAATAACAGACCGAGCATACCAAAACCTGAAGCTTTGGATGAGCCAGATCTGTGGTGTTCAAGGCCAGTGAtccagtccctacaggatgtacaGGCATGGCCTACTGAAGGCCAGTGTGAGAGCAAGAAGGCAACTCTGTGTGAAGTTATAGAAACAAATAGACGTTCAGCATCCACAGCAGGGTTTGCATGTTATTACTTCCTATAGGGCAAAACCtaacagcatgaatggcagtgatgcttcactcccctaCAACCTTTATGCATGCTTTGTAAATAGAATATCACCATCAAAatatgaatcgccacagccactGCCGATTCTGTGTTCTCTGTCTCAGAGTCTGATGTCAGAACTTCCTTTAAGAGGGCGACATGCAGGGAACTGAATATCTGTGCTGACCGCGTGCCTGGAATACTCGAGAACCACTTCAGACATCTTCAGCCGCTCACTGCTGTAGTTGGAGATTCCCAGCTGCTTTAAAAAAGGGCACCCATCACACCAGAGCCAGGAAGAACAAGGTGAGCTACCCAAATGACCGTTGCCTGGTAGCTCTGACATTGATttggtgatgaagtactttgggAGCAGCTCATGGTCGGAATTGActcttgtctgacctgctgcaatttgcttgCAGCCACAAGAAGTTACCTGTATAATGGACACAATCTCACTGGACCAGAGCAGctagacaacagcaaaacatacaTCAGGCAGCTGCTTATTGATtaacattcaacaccatcatctcctcaaTACTAATCAATGAGCTTCAAAACCTGGACCTCAGTACCTCCCTCGACTTActtattgggagaccacagtcactaCAGGTTCTCAATGACAATCAGCCCAGGCACACACAAAGCTCTACCCTCCCTACactcgtgactgtgtggctaggcacagctcaaacaccatcaatAAATTGATGACACCGCAGTTgttagcagaatctcagatggtgatgaggaggtgtacaggagtgaaattaATCAGCCCATTGAGTGCTGTTACAACAACAATCTCGCACATGGGATCAACAGGACCAAGGATTTGATTACGTAtctcaggaaggagaagttgggagaacacacaccagtcctcactgacggtctgtggtggagagagtgagcaagttACTGGGCTTCAGCACCTCGGAGGATGTATCTTGGGTCCAACCATCGCAAATAAGGCGTTTCAGCA
The sequence above is a segment of the Hypanus sabinus isolate sHypSab1 chromosome 4, sHypSab1.hap1, whole genome shotgun sequence genome. Coding sequences within it:
- the trim45 gene encoding E3 ubiquitin-protein ligase TRIM45, which gives rise to MSVRQKELESKAVALSLSSESPRSCRTKCLVCRSFYSNPKLLPCLHTFCLDCLSGLEQFSVPQTGREGGPGSMVCILCPACDFEVYVPTAGIQGLTTNHLIQNEVLLERLKRLDHKLVCDLCNDGDAERRCQVCSAILCDFCSKAHRRQRATASHNMVALKDLQGGTERIVQSIMCSAHPSEELRLFCETCDCLVCRDCCIVGHQDHNCDFIANVINQHGKSIKQLLKQTQPRIGALQENVQKIQTSRLILKEQLSKITEEINSFTENYIKALEKHRNRLLKELEELKMQKENSFNLHQIQLEQILADVKTGVDFTESLLTNGSPGEILLTKCVVVNRLKQLKKISYSTLPREDDWIQFHAQERAGQCDGFEVFGIITTKTIDPTKCFLQGEGLNVAQQDQPSAFTLVCNDQSGQKMGRGSESIRVSIFNKNKKECIKTTLQDNHDGTYRIIYTPRMSGSYVAWVCINGQHVQGSPFTITVEGKFREHVGIFHCCTFCSSGGQKDVRCGCKGTMPGGFQGCGHGHKTHPGHPHWSCCGNASKDSECFGALHGSSYPNLVRTVAL